A genomic stretch from Cellulomonas sp. KRMCY2 includes:
- a CDS encoding LacI family DNA-binding transcriptional regulator produces the protein MDLSSSQTGTRPRRAPTIKDVAAVAGVSRGTVSRVLNGGHWVSPEALVAVNEAIRVTGYHANKHARSLVTGRSNSVAFLLTEPQHMLFEQPIFSILLRGSTRALAELGMPMLLMVAGDEGERRRIVDYVAAGHVDGVLVVSSHASSPVIDSLLSKGVPTVACGAPLGFEGRVGYVEADEIDGSRAMVRHLLERGRRRIATITGPLDTAGGVKRLEGYRRELGDLFDPALVVHGDYTREGGRHAMQALLDRDLDLDAVFAASDLTAAGALAVLTAHGYRVPQDVAVGGFDDAGLAASLHPALTTIRQPFERISREMVRLLLDVIDGGPPAAITLPPTLVVRSST, from the coding sequence GTGGACCTCTCGAGCAGTCAGACAGGGACCCGACCCCGCCGCGCGCCGACGATCAAGGATGTCGCCGCGGTCGCCGGTGTCTCACGCGGGACGGTGTCGCGCGTCCTCAACGGCGGGCACTGGGTCTCCCCCGAGGCGCTCGTCGCGGTCAACGAGGCGATCCGGGTCACCGGGTACCACGCGAACAAGCACGCCCGGAGCCTGGTGACCGGACGGTCGAACTCCGTGGCGTTCCTGCTGACCGAGCCCCAGCACATGCTCTTCGAGCAGCCGATCTTCTCGATCCTGCTCCGCGGGTCCACCCGGGCGCTGGCGGAGCTGGGAATGCCGATGCTCCTGATGGTCGCCGGGGACGAGGGCGAGCGTCGTCGGATCGTGGACTACGTGGCCGCGGGGCACGTCGACGGGGTGCTCGTGGTCTCGTCGCACGCCAGCAGCCCGGTGATCGACTCGCTGCTGAGCAAGGGCGTCCCGACCGTGGCGTGCGGTGCACCGCTGGGGTTCGAGGGGCGGGTGGGCTACGTCGAGGCCGACGAGATCGACGGATCGCGGGCCATGGTGCGACACCTGCTCGAGCGAGGGCGACGACGCATCGCGACGATCACCGGCCCGCTGGACACGGCTGGCGGGGTCAAGCGCCTGGAGGGCTACCGCCGTGAGCTGGGGGACCTCTTCGACCCGGCGCTCGTCGTGCACGGGGACTACACGCGGGAGGGGGGCAGGCACGCGATGCAGGCGCTGCTGGATCGAGACCTCGACCTGGATGCTGTCTTCGCCGCGTCCGACCTGACGGCAGCCGGTGCCTTGGCTGTGCTGACCGCTCACGGGTACCGGGTGCCGCAGGACGTCGCTGTCGGCGGGTTCGACGACGCGGGGCTCGCAGCGAGCCTCCATCCGGCGCTGACCACGATCCGTCAGCCGTTCGAGCGGATCTCGCGGGAGATGGTCCGGTTGCTGCTGGACGTCATCGACGGCGGGCCGCCCGCAGCCATCACGCTCCCCCCGACGCTGGTGGTGCGCTCGTCGACCTGA
- a CDS encoding beta-galactosidase: MKSDTAMLSLRGGADLPTPGAQSATTGWLPGVTSICYGGDYNPEQWPEEVWEQDVALMSEAGVNLVSIGIFAWGLLEPREGEFDFVWLDRLFALLHSAGIRIDLGTPTASPPAWFFHSYPDARVVTREGTVLGFGSRGMASPSSADYRRLSTRIARELARRYGRHPALAMWHVHNEYGAPVSECYSAASSAAFRTWLRARYGTLDVLNAAWGTAFWGQTYGSWEHISAPSATPSVINPTQRLDFSRYTSDALLACFVAERDAIRAESPGIPVTTNFMAGACPSVDLWRWAREVDIVSNDHYLTAADRRGHVGLAMAADLTRSVAGGRPWILMEHSTSGVNWQPRNVAKRAGEMRRNALSHLGRGADAIMFFQWRASRSGAEKFHSAMVPHAGTTSRIWTEVRELGAELGQLAEVLGSTVTADVAVLWDWESFWAQDQEWRPSEDLSHRERVAAFYDRLWRDGLTVDFAHPEADLSAYRLVVAPAAYLVTARAAENLRRYVEGGGTLVVSYFAGIVDENDAVHDGGFGAPLREVLGLTVEEFLPLRDGEQVHLDLPGMVGDVWTDDIVLHGAQVVARYVDGPAAGQPAITRNGLGAGSAWYVSTRLDVDGLAVLLGSAYQDAGLEPSRLPAELEVVRRHGEHADYVVAVNHGDDAAVLLQAGVDLRTGRERPEHEVPAGAPSCSAPRAPRRPRLRRRPRTRRSPGRAGSSR; the protein is encoded by the coding sequence ATGAAGTCGGACACGGCCATGCTGTCCCTGCGGGGCGGTGCGGACCTCCCGACCCCCGGAGCGCAGTCCGCCACCACCGGATGGCTGCCGGGAGTGACCTCGATCTGCTACGGCGGCGACTACAACCCCGAGCAGTGGCCGGAGGAGGTCTGGGAGCAGGACGTCGCCCTGATGTCCGAGGCCGGCGTGAACCTGGTCAGCATCGGGATCTTCGCCTGGGGCCTGCTCGAGCCCCGCGAGGGCGAGTTCGACTTCGTCTGGCTGGACCGGCTGTTCGCGCTGCTGCACTCCGCCGGCATCCGGATCGACCTGGGGACACCGACGGCCTCACCGCCGGCGTGGTTCTTCCACAGCTACCCGGACGCCCGCGTCGTGACGCGCGAGGGCACCGTCCTGGGGTTCGGCTCGCGCGGCATGGCCAGCCCGTCCTCGGCCGACTACCGCCGCCTGAGCACCCGGATCGCCCGCGAGCTCGCCCGGCGCTACGGCCGCCACCCTGCGCTGGCGATGTGGCACGTCCACAACGAGTACGGCGCCCCGGTGTCGGAGTGCTACTCGGCGGCCAGCAGCGCCGCCTTCCGCACCTGGCTGCGGGCCCGCTACGGAACGCTCGACGTCCTCAACGCCGCCTGGGGCACCGCGTTCTGGGGTCAGACCTACGGCAGCTGGGAGCACATCTCGGCACCGTCGGCCACGCCGAGCGTCATCAACCCGACCCAACGGCTCGACTTCTCGCGGTACACCTCCGACGCGCTCCTGGCGTGCTTCGTCGCCGAGCGCGACGCGATCCGCGCCGAGTCGCCCGGCATCCCGGTCACGACCAACTTCATGGCCGGTGCCTGCCCGTCGGTCGACCTGTGGCGCTGGGCCCGCGAGGTCGACATCGTCTCCAACGACCACTACCTGACCGCAGCGGACCGGCGCGGGCACGTCGGCCTGGCGATGGCCGCGGATCTGACCCGGTCGGTGGCCGGCGGACGGCCCTGGATCCTGATGGAGCACTCGACGTCCGGGGTGAACTGGCAGCCGCGCAACGTGGCCAAGCGGGCCGGCGAGATGCGCCGCAACGCGCTGTCCCACCTGGGCCGGGGTGCCGACGCGATCATGTTCTTCCAGTGGCGCGCATCGCGCAGCGGTGCCGAGAAGTTCCACTCGGCGATGGTTCCGCACGCCGGCACGACGAGCCGGATCTGGACCGAGGTGCGCGAGCTCGGCGCCGAGCTCGGGCAGCTGGCCGAGGTGCTCGGCTCGACCGTCACGGCCGATGTCGCCGTCCTGTGGGACTGGGAGTCCTTCTGGGCCCAGGACCAGGAGTGGCGGCCGAGCGAGGACCTGTCGCACCGCGAGCGCGTCGCGGCCTTCTACGACCGGCTCTGGCGCGACGGCCTCACCGTCGACTTCGCCCACCCCGAGGCGGACCTGTCCGCCTACCGGCTCGTCGTCGCACCCGCCGCCTACCTGGTCACCGCCCGGGCCGCCGAGAACCTGCGCCGGTACGTCGAGGGCGGCGGGACGCTCGTCGTGTCCTACTTCGCCGGCATCGTCGACGAGAACGACGCCGTGCACGACGGCGGGTTCGGCGCGCCGCTGCGCGAGGTGCTCGGGCTCACCGTCGAGGAGTTCCTGCCGCTGCGCGACGGCGAGCAGGTGCACCTCGACCTGCCGGGCATGGTCGGCGACGTGTGGACCGACGACATCGTCCTCCACGGCGCGCAGGTGGTCGCGCGGTACGTCGACGGGCCTGCCGCGGGACAGCCGGCGATCACCCGGAACGGGCTCGGTGCAGGGTCCGCCTGGTACGTGTCGACCCGGCTCGACGTCGACGGTCTGGCCGTCCTGCTCGGCTCGGCCTACCAGGACGCCGGGCTCGAGCCCTCGCGGCTGCCGGCGGAGCTCGAGGTCGTCCGGCGCCACGGCGAGCACGCCGACTACGTCGTGGCCGTCAACCACGGCGACGACGCGGCCGTGCTGCTCCAGGCGGGAGTCGATCTGCGCACCGGCCGGGAGCGGCCCGAGCACGAGGTCCCCGCGGGGGCGCCGTCGTGCTCCGCGCCCCGCGCCCCGCGGCGTCCTCGGCTGCGCCGACGTCCTAGAACGCGACGATCACCTGGACGAGCAGGATCTTCACGATGA
- a CDS encoding TrkA C-terminal domain-containing protein, with amino-acid sequence MAGEPRPQPAAGIGLEAATAEVERPIRLGDLPGFAEQAVRLSYLSRDGRTRVVSPDERLRVGDQVVVVGPGPAVDRAIAQLGHRLDEHLAHDRTSVDYQRFVVSDRRLAGRTIAEIDMPGRFDGVVTRVRRGDLDLLARDDLTLELGDRVLAVVPRDELDAVSRFFGDSERRVSEIDAVTVGIGMALGLLVGLITFPLPGGAAFALGSAAGPLLVGMVLGRLERTGPLVWGMPHAANLTIRQLGLLFFLAAVGLASGQAFASQAFTATGLRVVITATTVIGISAVLFVLGGRLVGVSAPRAAGALAGLVGQPAVLAYAASRVTDERVEAGYAALFALGIIVKILLVQVIVAF; translated from the coding sequence GTGGCCGGCGAGCCGCGACCCCAGCCCGCCGCGGGGATCGGGCTCGAGGCCGCGACGGCCGAGGTCGAGCGGCCGATCCGGCTCGGCGACCTCCCCGGCTTCGCCGAGCAGGCCGTGCGCCTCTCCTACCTGTCCCGCGACGGGCGCACCCGCGTGGTCAGCCCCGACGAGCGGCTACGGGTCGGCGACCAGGTCGTCGTCGTCGGCCCCGGACCGGCGGTGGACCGCGCCATCGCCCAGCTGGGTCATCGGCTCGACGAGCACCTCGCGCACGACCGCACGAGCGTGGACTACCAGCGGTTCGTCGTCTCCGACCGGCGCCTCGCCGGACGCACGATCGCCGAGATCGACATGCCGGGTCGGTTCGACGGCGTCGTGACCCGGGTGCGTCGCGGGGACCTCGACCTGCTCGCACGCGACGACCTGACCCTCGAGCTGGGGGACCGGGTCCTCGCCGTCGTGCCGCGGGACGAGCTCGACGCCGTGTCGCGGTTCTTCGGTGACTCCGAGCGTCGGGTGTCCGAGATCGACGCGGTCACGGTGGGCATCGGCATGGCGCTCGGCCTGCTCGTCGGGCTCATCACGTTCCCGCTGCCGGGCGGCGCCGCGTTCGCGCTCGGCTCGGCGGCCGGACCGCTCCTGGTCGGCATGGTGCTCGGGCGCCTCGAACGGACCGGTCCGCTCGTCTGGGGCATGCCGCACGCCGCGAACCTGACGATCCGCCAGCTCGGCCTGCTCTTCTTCCTCGCCGCCGTCGGGCTGGCCTCGGGCCAGGCCTTCGCCAGCCAGGCCTTCACCGCCACCGGCCTGCGCGTGGTGATCACGGCGACCACCGTGATCGGGATCTCCGCGGTGCTGTTCGTGCTCGGCGGGCGCCTCGTCGGGGTCAGCGCCCCGCGGGCGGCCGGAGCCCTCGCCGGCCTCGTCGGACAGCCGGCGGTCCTGGCCTACGCCGCGTCCCGGGTGACCGACGAGCGCGTCGAGGCGGGGTACGCGGCCCTCTTCGCCCTCGGGATCATCGTGAAGATCCTGCTCGTCCAGGTGATCGTCGCGTTCTAG